The Gillisia sp. Hel_I_86 genome has a segment encoding these proteins:
- the smpB gene encoding SsrA-binding protein SmpB: MKNTINIKNRKAKFEYEFLETYVAGIKLAGTEIKAIRMGKASITESFCEFQNHELFVINMHVEEYSHATHFNHNPKSERKLLMQKRELKKLEKEVKNTGLTIIPTNLFINDRGIAKLKIALAKGKKLYDKRETMKDRDNKRNLDRIKKDFN; the protein is encoded by the coding sequence ATGAAGAATACCATCAACATAAAAAACCGCAAAGCGAAATTTGAATATGAATTTCTGGAAACCTATGTGGCAGGAATTAAACTTGCCGGGACAGAAATCAAAGCAATTCGTATGGGGAAAGCATCTATTACCGAGAGTTTTTGTGAATTCCAGAACCACGAGCTCTTTGTGATCAACATGCATGTAGAAGAGTATTCCCACGCTACACATTTCAATCATAATCCTAAAAGTGAGCGTAAATTGCTAATGCAAAAACGGGAACTTAAAAAACTGGAGAAAGAGGTCAAGAATACCGGTCTCACCATTATTCCTACCAACCTGTTTATAAATGATCGTGGAATTGCAAAACTCAAGATCGCATTGGCAAAAGGTAAAAAGTTATACGACAAACGAGAAACCATGAAAGACAGGGACAATAAGCGCAATTTAGATAGAATTAAAAAAGACTTTAATTAA
- a CDS encoding DUF6503 family protein: MRYLLIFALLVLFTACQNEKEQLSAEEIINKTIANAGGDNYKNATIEFKFRDNKYKSVRNGGEFLLEREIRDSLGTIRDVVSNTGYKRFLNDSLVTVPDSMVVKYTGSINSVHYFAHLPYGLNDKAVNKKLEGDSEINGMPYYQLKVTFSQDGGGADHHDEFLYWIHKENFTIDYLAYKFHVNEGGLRFRKAYNPRVIKGIRFVDYKNYVQEDFNTDLCQLDELFEEGKLELLSKIETEDIRVELKKS, encoded by the coding sequence ATGAGATACCTTTTAATATTTGCTTTGTTAGTATTATTTACTGCCTGCCAGAATGAAAAAGAACAACTTTCTGCAGAGGAGATTATCAATAAAACCATTGCAAATGCAGGTGGGGATAACTACAAAAATGCAACCATCGAATTTAAGTTCCGCGATAATAAATACAAGAGTGTGCGCAATGGAGGGGAATTTCTTTTAGAACGTGAAATTAGAGATTCCTTGGGTACCATTCGGGATGTAGTGAGCAACACCGGATACAAACGATTTTTAAATGATAGTTTGGTCACCGTGCCAGACAGTATGGTGGTTAAGTATACTGGCAGTATTAATTCTGTTCATTATTTTGCACATTTGCCTTATGGCCTAAACGACAAAGCTGTCAATAAAAAACTGGAGGGGGATTCAGAAATCAATGGGATGCCTTATTACCAGTTAAAAGTTACTTTTAGCCAGGATGGTGGAGGTGCAGATCATCATGATGAATTTTTATATTGGATCCATAAAGAAAATTTCACCATAGATTACCTAGCTTATAAATTTCATGTAAATGAAGGGGGACTAAGATTTAGAAAGGCGTATAACCCGCGTGTAATCAAAGGAATTCGGTTTGTGGATTACAAAAACTATGTGCAGGAGGATTTTAATACAGATCTATGCCAGTTGGATGAGTTGTTCGAAGAAGGCAAACTCGAATTGTTGTCTAAAATTGAGACAGAAGATATTCGTGTAGAGTTGAAAAAATCTTAA
- a CDS encoding putative quinol monooxygenase → MYKYGLSVKFKSTEDNGHKLSSILLKASELVSRAKGCQLYLVSIDSEDPNTIWTTEIWDSKEDHYNFLSVIGVKELISQATPLLASPPERIKEIKIIGGYGINP, encoded by the coding sequence ATGTATAAATACGGTCTTAGCGTAAAATTCAAATCTACGGAAGATAATGGGCATAAATTATCTTCTATATTATTAAAAGCTTCAGAGTTGGTTTCAAGGGCGAAAGGCTGTCAATTATATTTAGTGAGCATAGATAGTGAAGATCCAAACACCATATGGACCACGGAAATTTGGGATTCCAAGGAAGATCACTATAACTTTTTATCAGTCATTGGGGTTAAAGAGCTTATTTCTCAAGCTACGCCCCTATTGGCTTCGCCACCAGAAAGAATTAAGGAAATTAAAATAATAGGCGGGTATGGCATCAATCCATAA
- a CDS encoding DUF5686 and carboxypeptidase regulatory-like domain-containing protein, whose product MKGSLKLLLFLFLISRFSFAQVTGTVRDNNGLPLSYVNIYTEDGAHGTTTNEDGNYELRLSKKGEYELVFQFLGYQTRKKKILVDKFPFQLDVQLNSETTNLDEVTINSKDNPADRIIRNAIASRKKNLAKLEQYTANYYSRGLWRIKNAPEKILGQELGDLGGGLDSTRSGIIYLSETISEITFRAPDDFKEKIIASKVSGNDNGFSLNSAEESDFSFYNNTINLNAEIVSPIADYAFNYYDYKLEGVFYDEGTLINKIQVNPKRPKDRVFSGFIYIVEDTWQIYGTELKTTGQAIQVPPIEELTFTQNFKYSEENKFWIKISQAVDFSFSMFGIGGDGRFTAVYSNYNFEPQFEKRTFTREVLSFANQANKKDSLYWNNIRPVPLTTEELTDYVKKDSIQELKSSKKYLDSVDTAQNKFSISNLLFGYSYGKTYKKQRFSISSPLFGTHYNTVQGYNTSIDVSYRKNLDDNFRKYWRIYSKMNYGFSDDRFRITAGFQKKFNNISKPILNVEAGVATAQINPTLPISERINDITSLFFERNYLKLYEKQFAEISYQQELFNGFRLFSDVSYQQRNALFNTSDNSWINQDDVAYTSNNPLQPENFESAPFEDHHIFKLNVSGRIDFGQKYMSYPDSKVNVPSNKFPTLWITYEKGFASDISEYNFDQVRVALIQSVNLGNKGDFQYTLKGGAFLNANEISYLDYQHFNGNQTRIGSGSYLNKFNLLPYYELSTKNNYLELHAEQDFQGWILGKLPLINKLNYNLILGAHALSIENNKPYTEFSVGIDNLGFGKYRLLRLDYVVSKYQGKTEAAFIFGLKFLGIFE is encoded by the coding sequence ATGAAAGGTAGCTTAAAACTCCTCCTATTTCTTTTCCTTATTTCCCGATTTTCATTTGCACAGGTTACAGGTACAGTTAGGGACAATAACGGCCTCCCACTCTCCTATGTAAATATTTATACTGAAGATGGTGCACATGGAACTACCACAAACGAAGATGGAAATTACGAGCTTCGATTATCCAAAAAGGGCGAATATGAATTGGTCTTTCAATTTTTAGGGTACCAAACCCGTAAAAAAAAGATCCTTGTAGATAAATTTCCATTTCAATTGGATGTCCAATTAAATTCAGAAACAACCAATTTGGATGAGGTTACCATCAACTCTAAAGACAATCCTGCTGATAGGATTATTAGAAATGCCATTGCGAGCAGAAAGAAAAACCTTGCAAAACTAGAGCAATACACGGCCAATTATTATTCCCGTGGATTATGGCGGATTAAGAATGCCCCAGAAAAGATTTTGGGACAAGAACTTGGAGATCTTGGTGGCGGCTTGGATTCTACCCGAAGCGGAATTATATATTTAAGTGAAACTATTTCTGAAATCACTTTTCGTGCTCCAGATGATTTTAAAGAAAAAATAATCGCCTCCAAAGTGAGTGGGAATGACAATGGTTTCAGCTTAAATTCTGCCGAAGAATCCGATTTCTCCTTTTATAACAATACCATAAACCTCAATGCAGAGATTGTCTCACCCATCGCCGATTATGCGTTCAATTATTACGATTATAAATTAGAAGGCGTTTTTTATGATGAAGGCACCCTAATAAATAAGATCCAAGTAAATCCTAAACGCCCAAAAGATCGGGTTTTTAGCGGGTTTATTTATATAGTCGAAGATACCTGGCAAATCTATGGAACCGAACTTAAAACCACCGGACAGGCCATTCAGGTGCCACCAATTGAAGAACTCACTTTTACGCAAAACTTTAAATATTCTGAAGAAAATAAATTCTGGATCAAGATAAGTCAGGCGGTGGATTTTAGCTTTTCGATGTTTGGGATTGGCGGGGATGGAAGGTTTACCGCGGTTTATAGCAATTATAATTTTGAACCTCAATTCGAAAAAAGGACCTTTACGAGAGAGGTGTTAAGTTTTGCAAATCAGGCCAACAAAAAAGATTCTCTGTACTGGAACAATATCAGGCCGGTACCCTTAACGACAGAAGAGCTAACAGATTATGTGAAGAAGGATAGTATCCAAGAACTAAAAAGTTCCAAAAAATACCTGGACTCTGTAGATACCGCCCAAAATAAATTTTCAATCTCCAATCTGCTTTTTGGATATAGCTATGGGAAAACCTACAAAAAGCAGCGATTTAGCATCTCTTCTCCCTTATTTGGAACTCACTACAATACCGTTCAAGGATATAATACTTCTATAGATGTTTCCTATCGAAAGAATCTGGATGATAATTTCAGAAAGTATTGGAGGATCTATTCTAAGATGAATTATGGCTTTAGCGATGATCGTTTCAGGATAACAGCAGGTTTTCAAAAGAAATTCAACAATATCTCCAAGCCTATTTTAAATGTGGAAGCAGGAGTAGCAACTGCACAAATAAATCCAACTTTACCAATTTCAGAAAGAATAAACGATATCACCAGTTTGTTTTTCGAGCGAAATTATTTGAAATTATACGAAAAACAGTTTGCTGAAATCTCCTACCAGCAAGAGCTTTTTAACGGATTTAGATTGTTTTCAGATGTTAGTTATCAGCAACGAAATGCATTATTTAATACCAGTGATAATTCTTGGATCAATCAAGATGATGTTGCTTATACCTCCAATAATCCGTTACAGCCAGAAAATTTTGAAAGTGCGCCTTTTGAAGATCACCATATTTTTAAGTTGAATGTTTCCGGAAGAATAGATTTTGGCCAGAAATACATGAGTTATCCCGATAGTAAAGTAAATGTCCCTTCTAATAAATTTCCAACTTTATGGATCACATACGAGAAAGGTTTTGCCAGCGATATTTCTGAATATAATTTCGATCAGGTTCGCGTGGCATTGATACAAAGCGTAAATCTTGGCAATAAAGGGGATTTTCAATATACGTTAAAAGGCGGTGCTTTTCTAAATGCTAATGAGATCTCTTATTTGGACTATCAGCATTTTAATGGCAATCAGACGCGTATTGGCAGTGGTAGTTACCTCAATAAATTCAATTTATTGCCTTATTATGAACTGAGCACCAAAAACAACTATTTGGAGCTACATGCCGAACAGGATTTTCAGGGTTGGATCTTAGGGAAACTTCCCCTAATCAATAAACTGAATTATAATTTGATCCTTGGAGCGCATGCGCTTTCTATAGAAAACAACAAACCCTACACAGAGTTTTCTGTGGGAATAGACAATTTAGGCTTTGGAAAGTACCGATTATTAAGACTTGATTATGTAGTCTCTAAGTATCAAGGAAAAACAGAAGCAGCCTTTATCTTCGGACTTAAGTTTTTAGGGATTTTTGAGTAG
- a CDS encoding ATP-binding cassette domain-containing protein, translating into MSHLLEISGAYKSFGKKKVLENIAFELKIGEILGIFGRNGSGKSSLLKMIFGTLPANHIQIKFDSEIIEPKEIIPRQLIGYLPQDSFLPKSTKVRDIIPLFCDDEEKQNKVFYAQGVSKFDHTQIGKLSMGQLRYLETLLVGSLDHPFIMLDEPFSMLEPLYKELLKELLQNLSQTKGIIVTDHYYRDVLDITHSNFLLKNGNKIEILEPMDLVNNGYIPSH; encoded by the coding sequence ATGAGTCATCTTTTAGAGATAAGCGGAGCTTATAAATCATTCGGCAAAAAAAAGGTTCTGGAGAATATTGCTTTTGAGCTGAAAATAGGAGAGATTTTGGGCATCTTCGGAAGGAACGGTAGCGGAAAATCAAGCCTCTTAAAAATGATTTTTGGAACTTTGCCTGCCAATCATATTCAGATTAAATTTGATTCAGAAATTATTGAACCCAAAGAGATAATCCCACGCCAACTTATTGGCTATCTTCCACAAGATAGTTTTTTACCAAAGAGCACTAAAGTTAGGGATATCATTCCCCTTTTTTGCGATGATGAAGAAAAGCAGAACAAAGTTTTTTATGCCCAAGGGGTTTCTAAATTCGATCATACCCAAATCGGGAAATTATCCATGGGACAGCTAAGATATTTGGAAACATTGCTGGTAGGGTCTTTAGATCACCCATTTATCATGCTAGATGAACCATTCTCCATGTTGGAACCTCTTTACAAAGAGCTCCTCAAGGAACTTTTACAAAACCTAAGCCAAACCAAGGGAATTATTGTAACAGATCATTATTACCGTGATGTTCTAGACATCACCCATTCCAATTTTCTTCTAAAAAATGGAAATAAAATAGAGATCTTAGAACCGATGGATCTGGTAAACAACGGGTATATCCCTTCTCATTAG